From a single Sorghum bicolor cultivar BTx623 chromosome 5, Sorghum_bicolor_NCBIv3, whole genome shotgun sequence genomic region:
- the LOC8073653 gene encoding uncharacterized protein LOC8073653, which yields MEEIMKPRIIGIQNEDAFILVDRLINFPGYGWGGSAFSERLDLTIDWIRLPALQDRVVEWSKEHPMIWNTGIGPAASFLPTLTRLLFERTKDIYGPYDNITRVRLPPPCASAARSTSRDQEYRLAFDVLTELARTLLETSLPEDVKQIAAEESYFGYSKLSDYLMLQAFGQNSILWIGLDYSIRSDPIFELQPVLSPIVERIREALEGKRHLLLVENLHVPVSLDVLVSTMGDRRPSVLNNRRWLISTTSKDVCEKSRGDKGYDFWVYHLTPEYYYAPSFSDLRERDWAVLIKEALLDAARSIYSTLEDKGYPVKFWLHVAQQCLYYGILYHKLQEDDGSKASNASSITSDELVRCWVAEDLLFSTTVSTNTQEATVKEQSNYYRSAYEAGKVVIEALHEYSLLPIYSVSTSTVSNSSPIDVNTGVSKLAGTVPRLRQDELNTHVKKSNQDGSHF from the coding sequence GGGTGGTTCGGCATTCTCCGAGAGGCTCGACCTTACTATTGACTGGATACGATTACCAGCGTTGCAAGACAGGGTGGTGGAGTGGAGCAAGGAGCACCCGATGATATGGAACACTGGAATTGGACCTGCAGCTTCCTTTTTGCCCACTCTTACCAGGCTCTTGTTCGAGCGCACCAAGGACATCTATGGTCCGTATGACAACATTACACGCGTGAGGCTCCCACCGCCATGCGCCTCGGCAGCAAGGAGCACTAGCAGAGACCAGGAGTATCGGTTGGCGTTTGATGTGCTCACAGAATTGGCAAGAACCCTGCTGGAGACATCGCTGCCAGAAGACGTCAAGCAGATCGCTGCGGAAGAGAGCTACTTTGGCTACAGCAAACTCTCTGACTACCTGATGCTCCAGGCTTTTGGACAGAACTCCATTTTGTGGATTGGGTTAGATTATTCCATACGGAGTGACCCTATCTTTGAGCTCCAACCTGTACTTTCTCCAATAGTAGAAAGGATCAGAGAAGCGTTGGAAGGGAAGCGGCATCTGTTGCTCGTGGAAAACCTGCATGTTCCCGTCTCATTGGATGTGTTGGTTTCCACCATGGGCGACCGGCGGCCCTCTGTATTGAATAACCGGCGGTGGCTCATCTCAACCACTTCCAAAGATGTCTGTGAAAAAAGCAGAGGTGATAAAGGATATGATTTCTGGGTCTATCATTTAACTCCGGAATATTACTATGCACCATCTTTTAGTGATCTCCGTGAGAGAGACTGGGCTGTGTTGATTAAAGAGGCCTTACTGGATGCAGCCAGATCCATTTATAGCACACTCGAGGACAAAGGATACCCTGTCAAGTTTTGGCTCCACGTAGCTCAGCAATGCCTGTACTATGGTATCCTCTACCATAAACTGCAAGAAGATGATGGAAGCAAGGCAAGCAACGCCTCCTCTATTACTTCTGATGAACTAGTTCGCTGTTGGGTAGCTGAGGACCTGCTTTTCTCAACAACAGTCTCCACCAATACACAAGAAGCCACTGTCAAGGAACAAAGCAACTACTACAGGTCTGCATATGAAGCTGGGAAAGTCGTGATTGAAGCCTTGCATGAATATTCATTACTTCCAATATACTCAGTTTCCACCTCAACAGTAAGCAATTCATCCCCAATAGATGTCAACACTGGTGTGTCAAAGTTAGCTGGCACTGTCCCACGTCtcagacaagatgaactcaatacTCATGTGAAGAAGAGCAACCAAGATGGGTCTCATTTTTGA